The genomic DNA CTTTTGGCTTAGTAAGTATGCACTGTTTAATATTTTAGTACCTTGCTGTGAGATATTTGGATATGagggaggatataaatattttaatacagttttaaaatcaatatgcactttcttcccttcttcagaGTTAAGTGGGACAAAAACACAAGCATGGCTATTTTTCTTTCGGGGTAATTAATTACGTTTCTTCTGTGACAGAAGAAGTGGAGAGTACAGAGCAGCAGTTGCCCTTTTTATCATGCTCAGTACTTAGGTGTAATTCAGAAGTTTTTTTTAGATTTCCCATTACACACATAATACTGGCTTTAGTGGCAGTATTGAACCCAATGCCCATTTGTGCTGGCCATACCGAAACATACTAAAACTTTTATGTACTTGGGGAAGATCAGACTGAATATCATTTTGTACTTATAAAAGTAAGATCTCAAATTATATTTTCTGTTACTGAATCCAGCTTCCATCTTGGCTCTATTATGAATTTGtaagaggcaggataaaaataatagGAAAGGTAGGGTAAAATACTTCAGATAGGAAGCTCTGTAACTGAGGTACCTGAGTGTTCTATGTCTATgtcattctcttcttcctccaagtAGCTTAGAGTGATATATATGATGTACATGAGTCAGTCTTTTGTCTTGGCACAGTGGCTATGTTAAATAGCTTAGGTTGAGTGATAGTGACTAGCCCATTGTCATACAGTATGCTTTTGTTTCTGAGTTGGTATTTGGAACTCTGTTATGGATTTagatccttttcttttttactcttcGGGATTTTTTGCAGACTTGGATGAGAGTTTCttgttgcatttcattttatgaCATTGGTGAAAGTTGAAATATTCATCACAGAAGTGAACTCAGCTTTCTTCTTAAAATTTCTTGAGCTGAGAAAAAGTTTGAACTCCTTTGAATTGTTACCTATTTTCAACCTAAAATGTAAATTGTTAGGGTTCAAAGGTTTTTTTGCCACTCTATGTTTAGTATCAAATACATTTTGTAGACACTGAAGAGAGAAACATGCACAAGTAGAATGTTTTGAAAAAATGGGTGATAATGGTAAGGAAACTGAAATGTCTCATCTGAATCCACGTTTTTTGTTATTTTGCAGGCTAAAGAAATCTTGACAAAAGAATCCAATGTACAAGAAGTACGATGTCCTGTAACAGTTTGTGGAGATGTCCATGGACAATTTCATGATCTCATGGAACTTTTCAGAATTGGGGGCAAATCACCAGATACAAATTACTTATTTATGGGGGACTATGTTGACAGGGGATATTACTCTGTTGAAACTGTAACACTTCTGGTAGCTCTCAAGGTAAGAAAATCTTGTTaggttttaaaatacaatacaatgttTGCATAATCTGAATTAATCTAGAAATATGATATTAATGAGCATCATAATTTCTTGGTGTCTCATATGGAGAACTCTGCTTCACTGCAGTTGGAAGTCCTactgaaatacagaaaatacaaatgtaaaaagaCATCAGGATAGTAATTGAAACTGTTAGatctttgattattattattattattattattaacctttatttataaagcgctgtaaatttacacatctgTATCCATCTGCAGGGGTAGAGGAGATAGTTCAAGGCAATCAGTTGATGAGGCAACATTTACCAGTCTTTAACTTTGGAATTTTTCCTATTAAAATGTTACAGCTGTGCCATATAATTAAACACATCTATGAAGTTCCGAAGTAGTCTACCTCTTAGTCTAGTTTTTCAGAGCCATAGCCCCGACAAAATACCCCATGAGTATAGATTTGATTAAAAGGGACACAATGGCTCAaatggttaagacgctgactctattgattggaaggttggcagttcaaagtccaggtgctacatgatggggtgagctcccatcactagtcccagcttctgccaacctggtagttcgaaagcatgcaaatgcaagtagataaatggatgggaaggtaaacagcattctgtgcaatcatgctggccacatgatcacagaatagttgacaaggctggctcttcagctaataataataataacaacaacaacaataaactttatttatatcccgcctctccaattggattgaggcggcttacaacattcaAATACCAAATAAtgattaatataataaaaacCGTATAACCTaaaaacccacccaccctcaaGTTTAAAATGTCATTTCAAACCAAATACCAATTAGCAGGTCAAGCAGGTAGGCAGTTGATGGCTTAATAAGATGAGCCCTGTCCCTTAAGGATGGAcgtgacttgacaaccttgtcaacagggaatacctttatcttACCTTTCTAGTTTGATTATACTGAAGAAAGGCTGAAACACATTAATAGAAATGATAATAGGTCTCTTCAGTGAATTTAATTGTTACATGATAGATACTTAGTTAAGTTACACCAGGTGTTTTACTTTGTAGGTCCGTTATCGTGAACGCATCACTATCCTTCGAGGAAACCATGAAAGCAGGCAGATCACACAAGTATATGGCTTCTATGATGAGTGTTTAAGGAAATATGGAAATGCTAACGTCTGGAAATACTTCACTGACCTTTTTGACTATCTTCCTCTAACTGCCTTGGTGGATGGGCAGGTATGTTGAAAATAATGACTTTTCTACCAACAGTAGCAGAAGGCCATAGTTGATGTTCTGGTGCCACATTGTCCATTGTTTTTACACCTTCCTGTATAGTTAACTGCAGTAGTAGTTTAGGCTAATTTATAACAAGCTGTTCTAATAGTTGTACTTTCTTGCAGATTTTCTGTCTACATGGTGGCCTCTCCCCTTCTATAGATACACTTGATCATATCAGAGCACTTGATCGTCTGCAAGAAGTCCCACATGAGGTATCTTAATACAtctctttgctgtttttgtgtTGGCCTCTGTGTTGAATTAATATATAGTTTCTGGGTCAGAATTAATATCTAATGGTTTTTTTACAAATTACTAGTGAGCCTAGAGCCTTCTGATGTTTTCATGCTACTTCTTACTTTtgctctgtctgtctatccatttACTTATTATACAGTAAAACCAGGAAGAGGGACAGGGGCACTCTTTACCTGGCTCTCAGTCAAAAACAGTTGGAAATTTATTAACTGATTACAAATTACACATTTGGTAGCTAATTCCCATAGGTAAATTAGATTTAACATGTCTTGGGTACTACTCTGTGGAGTACAGTAGGCCTtcggtatctgtggacttgccatctgcaggtcccagcatccacagatggcaagcctatgGGGGGGTGGCGGAGGAATAGGCagcagagggaagaggaagatgaggaggaggtggcaagagatgggaggaggagggggcaagacggtgggaggaagaggaggcggtggcgggaagaggaagagaaggatgcagcagcaacaggaggaTGAGGAGGTGGCAACGGGGAGGAGTAGGAAGTGGACGCAGCAGTGgtaggaagagggggaggaagaggaggcagctcCCTGCCACCCGCCACAGTGAGAGCGGCAAGGTGAGCTTTGGACAGCTGGAGTGGCCAAgtttcattgtccccaatggtgatgtggccacatggccatgccacTATTGAGGAAAattgaacttgagcatccacagagtttgttATTCACCGGGGAATCTGGAATGAATCTTCTGCAGATGCCtagggccgactgtaataggtGAACTTGTGTACGTGACTTAAAGTTGCCAGTCAGCTTGTGGTGATCTcgttaatttcatagggttttcttaggtaagacatactcagaaatggttttgccagttccttctcctgaaatgtagcctatactacctggtatttgttggtggtctcccgtctaagtactaaccagggttgaacctggttagtttccaagatcaggcagaatctgctgcctttagggtatttaggagaatttaggtccagaacacactacagtaataatcctgtttgagatgTCTTTAACTCCCCTgactcattgctagggaattttgggaactgtagttttgtgagacatttagccttttctgtcagagctctggtgttacaataaactacaattcctaggattccctagcactgagccagggcagttaaatcagtctcaaactggattatttcggctgTGTTTTGGAACTTAGATTCTTTGTATTGATATTAGCTTCAGGAAGAGAGATGTAGGCTCACATGTAAACAGCCATAATTCAAACTGCTGAGATTTAGCTAGCTTTCAGTTGGTTCTGTGCTTCTGACAAGAAGAAAGTACCACGCCATTTCTGTTTACTCTACCCAGCCTGATCACCTgtgaagagaggaaaaggaataTGTTAGTATCAGATAGTTTGCACAAGGAAATCTGTTCATTACTGAAGTGAGGTGTTGGTTTGAAGAATAGATATGGAATGGGAATGCTAACAATACCCGAAAGGCAGATGTTTGCAGGTCCTGAGCATTGTCTGTAATGGCACTAGCAAATGGGAATCGGGGCTTAGAAATATCTGAAGGTTTCTGTACTCTACCATAAAGTGTAGACTTTGCtggttttcccattttcatgAGTAGTGTTAGATAGAAGCTCCCCCAACCACCTGAGTTTAATATCAGCAGTATATAAAAGTGTAGTTGGATTGCATGCCTTCAAAAAAAAAGGGTAAGGTACAAATTGGTCTTAGGTGCCATTTAGTGGTTCCTTTCAAATGTAGCTATTCTCAACAGATCAAGGCTAAATAGTAATGCTGAAATTTTTCCTAGGGTCCAATGTGTGATTTACTGTGGTCAGACCCTGATGATCGTGGTGGTTGGGGCATTTCACCTCGTGGAGCTGGTTACACTTTTGGGCAAGATATTTCAGAAACTTTCAACCATGCTAATGGCCTTACTTTGGTTTCAAGAGCTCATCAGCTGGTAATGGAGGTAAgtgtgttatggcattgcctgAACCTGGAAGAAAAATGGCCATACATAACTAAACACTTTTTAGCACTAATGTATCTGTAAAAATTGGAGTGGGCACTACATTATAGTTATGGGATAGCTTCAAAAAACAATTAttacaaatgatttttaaagtcaATTATGTATGGCCTGTGGATGGCACAGATAACTTATCCTGTATTCTTTCTTGGCTCATTACTGCAGTATTGTTACTTATATGTTCCCAGTGCCACAAGATAagataaaacacattttttttaaaaaaaaaatcaggacagAGGTAAAGAGAAATAACCTTCCTGTCTGCAGGGAACACTGATGTTTTCAGTCCACCTCCACCCCGTATTGTTGGGGGAAAGATGCCACAGTTAATTGAGTTCTGATTTTTCAAATATCCCATTTCTAAAGAAAATCTTAATACACTTGCCCTACATTTTTATATTACAATCTTTTATTGAGCAGAATATTTTTCATTCTTCATCTTTATAGCACTACAAATgaagttgtgtgtatgtgtgttgcctTCATATCACTAGCTTAGGAGCTGTACATATGGGCGAAAAGGCTCATGTTCCCTggcctggcatcatcctgtttagatgatgcaggccaataaTCCCAGGCCAGAGATAGGTAGATCAGATACCATCCTGGCAGATGTAGCCTTGAATCCATGTAACCAATCATTTTTGCCATCTTAAAAAATTGGCTGTTTGCAACAGTTTCCCAGAAACTCCATTGTGACAGCTGGTAGACTGGATGACTGCATGCCTCCCTTACTTGCAACTGCCATTTTACCCACAGGCCCCAGTCATGGTTTGTGATTTTAAAAGGGGGTGCCTGATCACATGGGTGACGGTATGGGCCCCCTTTCCACTTTTATGGGCTGTGTTGGGGGCCTGCAAGTAGAATGGAGGAGGAAGTGGCAGCGGCGCAGCAGCTCCATGACGCTGCAGCAGATGAGCATCTGAGCACCTGCCCATCGCCATATCAAATCAGCTAGGTGATGGGGCAGGAACGAGATGGATCTGTGGGTAGGATACGACAGGGTTGGTCCATCGTATCCTGCCTGTGCATTCAGCATCTAAGTGATCAATGTTAAGAAAAAGCTATAGCTCATTAGGAAATACCATACATAGAATATCCTAGGTTCACCTTTCAGTCTGTCTAATTAAAATGATCTGGGATGCAATAATTGGCGTGAAATAGTTGGCAAGGCCTCTGGCTGAAATAGTAAAGAGCAGCTGTGTTAAAATAGATTGGGACAGGAGACTTGTGGGCTTTCAGACATTGtgggattgcaattcccatatgCCCTACCTAGTGGTGGAGTGATGTTTCAGAACTACATGCAGAGTGCTACAATACTTCTACCCCAGAGGTAGGTACAGGTTAAGCCTCCCTTGTCATGAATTCTGATACCTGAAATGATCCACAatctaaaacttttttcatgggtggctgagatagtgatacctttgctttctgatggttcagtatacacaaactttgtttcatgaacaaaattatttaaaatattgtgtataaaattactttcaggctattgttttaaggtgtatatgaaatataaatgaatttcatgattagacttgggtcccatctttaAGATAGCTCATTAGGTATATGCAaattttccaaaatctgaaaaaaatcaaaatacatctggttccaagcattttagatagCAAAGacttaggcccgatacagacaggcaaaaagcgcCATCCTGGGCctgaaattagggctcaggagagcggagCATCCATATGCTCTGCTctctccgggcgccattttggcacGTGTGTTCACATAGCACATGCACCAATGATGTGCCTTGTGCACTGCTTCCAAATGGTGCGGTGCACAAGAGATGTCACTGTGCTGCTCCAGGGCACTCTTGGCCCTTTGGCAGCAGCGCAGAAAGGAACTGATTGTTGCCGCACCTATGCGGTTGCCGCAGCAGCAATCCGGTGGAGAAAGGGGTGGTATCTCGCCCGCCCTTCCTGCCCGTCTTTACAGGGCCTCAGTTTGTAGTAGTGAGTTAAATGGCCAGTGATAACTATCTGATGTAAGGCAGTTCTGTGTGTTGCTATTTATTACATGGATGGCAAAATACTATTTAGATGATTGATTGGTTTATCTAAAGTTGATGTTATATGTACTACAGTTGATCTGAGaggcatttttttcaaaattccaGACCCCTAAAATGACTATTTAAAAATGTTAGTTGACAATACAGGCGTGCCTGAACCTGTTCAAAAGGTAAATTCCCATGTGTCAAAGCATACAGGAAAGGGTAATTCATCTTTTGGAGGGGAACAGTAAAAGAATGGTCTCAGGAATCTGAAGGGGTCAAGGAACACAAAAGACTGCCTTAGGGGCCACATTTTCACCACCCCCGCATTATAGTAAGTAAACTTTTTTACCAAGAGTTTTGTGTTAGTCTGACATATAGGTGTTCTTTTTTCCAGGGATACAACTGGTGTCATGATCGGAATGTAGTAACAATTTTCAGTGCTCCAAATTATTGTTACCGTTGTGGTAACCAAGCTGCAATCATGGAACTTGATGATACTCTAAAATACTCATTGTAAGTGTTTAATGATCTTTCTCATAAGAAGCATAATAGTACTTTATAAGATGGACTAGAATGCTCTTCACAAAAATAGCTGTCTTTTAGAGCTGGTAAGACATTACTAAAATTGGTCTGATTATATATTTCAAAAGGAATCTTTCTTCTTTGTGATCTCTGtgacccacaaaagtgggttaaCTGCACTCAGACTCTTCTAGAGCTATTATTTGTTTTGGTGGTAGCCCTGCCTGAGCACCCGGATAGCATGCTTCTTCCTGAAACTCTCAATTCCTTTTTGTCCACCACAGTAGCAGCATAAGTTAGGTGCCTTCTGAAAATTTTTCATCTTGACTGACTGGATTTGGACTTATTTGGACTTGGATTTAGACTTGGTTTCAGACTTTTGCCTTTTGCATTGACATTTGGTTGGACTGCCTTCTTGGCTTTGACTACAGAttatcctcttgctttcccttctgGTCGTACTCCTGCCTTGCTGGTATCCTTACCATTTTATGGCCTCATACTTTAAACATTGTGCCTCCAGCTGAGATAAAATACCAGAGAAAAATGGGCTTGCTTAAGTGCCTTTGTCTCAGAGAATAACGCTggtccctgttcccattgccagGTCTTTAGTCCACAGGCCCATTGTAATCATGCTTCATGTTTGAAAGTTCTCCTATGGGAGAAAGATCTCAGAGCTACCAATACAGCCATGCAGAACTTACAGCCTCAGCTTCAATCACAAAGTTTGGTCACTTTACTATGACTGTTGTTGTTACTGACAACATTGGTTTTGTTGGTATGGATAGCCTGGAATGGCTTTCTTATGGAGGCAGTTTCCAGTTCTTCAAAGTGCCCTTCAGTAGGGTGACCTGTGATTGAATTAGCAACCAGGCCTTGGGCTGCATCAACCTCGACAGCATTACTTGAAATGGTGACTTACTCCACCACAAGTCATCGCCATAACTGAACTCGTGCACCATTAACACTGGGTAGTCCCTGAGGACACTGTTGACCTGTCTTTATCTCCTGGCTACCGTTTATCTCACTATAGATGTCCTAGAATTGGAGGCTGAGTATTACCTATGTTCTTCTTCATTCAGTATAGTCCCCTCCACTTCGTTCTCATTCTCTTTCAGTGACTCTTTCTACAGATACAGTACCCCCTCAACATGGTGACATTATTGTGTCTCGGGCTTTCCCCATCATGTGTTAAGCAGCATTCTTCTGTGAATCAGGCTGATCCTTCAACttcatccaaggctcttctgctTAGGTCACATTCAGTCCCGAACCCTTTGGATTCGCATGATACTTCTGACTCTTCAAAAATGTCTACAATTTTGAAGTGTCTCCAGCAGATGTTGTGGTGGAGCATGTCCCAAGACTCCAACTGTCAACATACACTTTTGTACACCAGGTGTTATATATGGTCCAGTCACTACATTTACAGGTTCAGCAGTTGAAACCCGAAATTTTAGACCCTACCTACCAGCAGTGTCACAACCAAGGTCCATCCCCTACTTCTCTTCTGTGTTTACTATACCTCTTGCCAATTGCAAAGAAATCATGGGTAACTCCCTCTTCAAACCCAACTACACCTAAAAAGATAGAATCATGGTACAACATCCCAAGCTGTATTAAATAATTGTGGATATAGCAGAAGCCAAGGCACCATAGAATCTGCACTCCATCCCAGCTGACAAGGAAGGGAAAAAGTTAGACACCACAAGGTGCACGTTTTATTCAACATCAGCCCTCATATTTTGCATGGTGAGTTACAGTGCTTGTATGGGAGCTTACCAACAGTTTTTGTGGGAAAAGCTGGTACCCTTCCTTGAGTGACTTACTGAAGAAGACAGATGAGTTACAGCAATGCTCCAGGCTAAAGCACATCACTTGGTCTCTCAACAAATTTATCATGTAGCAGATTGCAGCAGAAAGCTCCTAGCCTTCCACCACAATGCTTGATTAAGATTCTCAGGCTTGTCCCAAGTTCCAACAAGCAAGAATTACTATAGAAGACTTGCCATTCGATGAAGTGTCTACTCAGTTCAGTGACTGATGAGAAACAAACACGTACACAAGATAAGATCTTCTGCAAAAAAGTTTGGATTACAATCTCAAACTCAAACATCTCGATCAATGTTCCAGAGATTCTCTTTCGGAACTAGGTGTGATTACAGGCCTTTTGTTGACTGTCACCAAAAACAGGCTCCTCTTCAGTCAGCTAGGTCTCATAACACTTTGTCTGCAACCAGATCTAAGTCTGCTCAGTTTAGCAAAATAATGTCTTATTACTAGGCAATGTTTTTGACTTTTTCCAGAGTGGTTACCATGTTTTTGATACACACTCTACCCCCAGCACCTTTGTGGGAGAGGATACATGATATAATTCTGGGAGATTCCACCAACAGGGGTTCATAGTCAAGGAGGAGATGTTCAACTTGCTCCAAAAAGAAGCCATAGTGCCCATACCACTCTCAGTTGAACTGGGGATTCTTCTCCTGTTAATTCATCATTTCCAAAAAGGATGAAGGACTGTGTCGCATTTTTAACATCCAGCCCCGGAGATTCAGGATGGTCACACTCAACACCATCCTTTCCCTGCTGCAGGAGAATGATTGGTTTGCCACTCCAAATTTAAAGGAACCTTAGTTTCAAATTTCTTTCAGACCATCTCATAGGAGATTCCTGTGTTTTGCAATGGGACATAAAAAGTACTGCTTCCATGTCCTACCTTTCGGCCTATGCACTGTGGCACAGGTAATCACCAAGTGCATGACAATGGTTGGTGCTTGGCTTTGACCATTAAGTTGTCATCCTGTTTCCCTATGTTGACAATTGACTGTTAGTTGCTCACACTTATGAAAAGTTCCTTGCAGACACTTGGGCCTTGTACTTTGGCACTGAGGTACTCCGGGTCTAGTGGTAAACCAAAAATGGTCCTTTGCCAGGAATTCACATAATCCTGCCCATCCTCCTGTCTTTAACTCGTGTCCTCCTTCTCTTTAACTCCTTGGCTGCTGCTTCATTGCCCAGGGAAATGGAGGTTTAGGAGGGAAGTGAGCTATTAGGATGtgagaaggtggtggggctaCTGCCAAAACACTTGCAGATAGCTGTAGAAAGTTTTGGATGATGAACTGTGCAGGTGCAGTTAACCtgtttgtgtgagttcacagatgatcaCTCGAAGAACCAGAGTTGCAGGTAAGCAAATTGTTCTTGCAGAgtaacatttttttcccttttgaaatgGAAAATGTGCTTGAAGGCACTttgccacataataataataataataataataatatgttttatttgtatactgcttttcctatgatcaaagcggtttacagcatacatatgcatatacaacaaagcaagtaacaaaaaaaaaccctctgcttctctcccctcaagatggaggtcggggggagggctcttcttcttggcaggcagaggcctgttgtatcttgcctgcttctctcccctcaagatggtggtcgggagaggTACTTAAAAGTAGAGACGTGAAGGCCCTTGGCAAAATTAGGAAAAAAACCATTTTTTGTCCgtgtttttcctgaatcatgctaaaacaAAATATGCCATAAttgatttttccccttttgtcaatttttctagttttttcttgttttttttattttttcccagaaaaaaaagggagggaggaaccaagaagaaaatgaaaaaagaagaaaatcatttatagaatattttattttatctttattcaGGAAAAACATGAAGAATTTTTCCCTACTTGCTCTGCAGGCATTCACATTTCTACTTAAAAGTCTAAGACTGCAATCCTGTGCATGGGAATATGTGCAATTTAGCCTTCCCCAATGTGGTAAATAGAAAAGGgctatagctcccatcatcctcagctaGCAATTATGGAGGTGATCTAAAACATTTGGATGTTTTAGTTTCTTATTGGAGGCTTGCATAATTTAtcactgcattatttatttatttattgtatttatactctgctgtagagaaatgctctcagagcagcttacataatAAGACCATTCAttatcctcaggcttacaattgaAGGTcacaacacacaaggaaaagagatggcaatggggaaggggatcaagtctagCAGaaactgcctcttctctccctccgatGCCAGTGTGGTGTTAGAAGGAGTGGAGGGGTGGCTTTTTTTCTCCTGGGCTTGGCTTATATGTCAGTTGCACTCAGAAGAAAATTAGGTTTATACTGCAAATTATATGTTAATATAACAATTGCATATTGGGCAGCTGATGCTATTTATTAATGAAGCAGAAAGTTAATCCAGGATTTATTAATAGCTTTTATTGAAACTGTTGTTCACTTTGACCACTTTATGGTGAGCAAAGTTAAATTCCCCAGTTCTTTGTTGTATTTGAAGAGATGCTTGCTTTTGTTCTATGCAACagtatatacagtgggaccttgccatccacaggcttgccatccacagatttgactgTCCGcgaatggcaagccccattggccTTGATGGTGTTATGTGCGCACAGCTGCATCACCATTAGAATCAACGAGAATTGAAGTCCTGTGTTTTTTCGTATTTGTGGGGAGTTGGGATACAAAGGTCTCACTGTATTCTCTAAGAAATGAATTAGTCTCTCAGGTACCTGAAGACTCTTTATTGTGTTTGAATGAAAAGTGATTACTGTCACCTACTCTTAGCCCATGAAGAAAACCAATGTCTTCCTGCTTAGTCTGATTATTCTCAGCTTTTGTGTCATGATTTAATTTTTGAATCTGCATCTTGAATGTACAGAAAATGTACAGTAAGTTCACTCTGGTTCTCTTTGCATTTATATCTAAAACTAGGACAAGCAACCTTCTGAGACTAGGCCCCACCATGAAACCTTTGAGGGCTGTACCTCCCCCATCCTTGCCCCCATCAGGGATGTGTGGGGCATTTCCCCCATTATTTGGGCccctgggctttttttttttttttttaaacataggaAATGATCTTGTTCATATCCCAGTTGCTTTTAAAGTTGTCTCCTTGACCTAAAATTGCCAGGGTATGTGTGGCAAAAAAGTCTCTCACACATCATAGAGAGTACTTCGAGACATTTGGGGGCAGTTATTTTGACACATTGGAGCCACAAAAAGGCCTTGAGGCCTTTTGGGTACTTTGCTCACCCTAATCTAAAAGCAAGTTCTTGGTCA from Sceloporus undulatus isolate JIND9_A2432 ecotype Alabama chromosome 2, SceUnd_v1.1, whole genome shotgun sequence includes the following:
- the LOC121922119 gene encoding serine/threonine-protein phosphatase 2A catalytic subunit alpha isoform isoform X1 — encoded protein: MEEKVFTKELDQWVEQLNECKQLSEGQVKSLCEKAKEILTKESNVQEVRCPVTVCGDVHGQFHDLMELFRIGGKSPDTNYLFMGDYVDRGYYSVETVTLLVALKVRYRERITILRGNHESRQITQVYGFYDECLRKYGNANVWKYFTDLFDYLPLTALVDGQIFCLHGGLSPSIDTLDHIRALDRLQEVPHEGPMCDLLWSDPDDRGGWGISPRGAGYTFGQDISETFNHANGLTLVSRAHQLVMEGYNWCHDRNVVTIFSAPNYCYRCGNQAAIMELDDTLKYSFLQFDPAPRRGEPHVTRRTPDYFL